One Mycolicibacterium sp. TUM20985 genomic window, GCCGTCGCGAGCGGCTGCACTTCGTCATGGACGATCGCGACCGGGCAGTGCGCGTGCCTAATCAGGCCCGTGGGAATCGACCCTAGAATCGGGCGATCGTCGTCATCGCGGCCGCGACATCCCACCACGACCATCGCCGCGTCCTTCGACAGGTCGATGAGCGTCGGTAGCGTGTTCCCCGAGAACGTCCGATGCTCGATCGACGCGAGGTGGACGCCGGACTGCTCGGCGACCGCGACGGCATCGTCGATGATCTGGTGACCATGCCGTTCGTAGAACTCACGCTGGTGGGTCCGAGTCCTCAACGGCTCCGGCCACATCGTGATCAACGGTGCGGGGAGCACGTGGACCAGGGTGAGCGACTCCTTCCGCAGGGCGGCCTCGCGCGCCGCCCATTCGACCGCCACGTTCGACGCTGGTGAGCCGTCGACGGCGACGATGATGCCGTGGTGCGTGGTGGAGGTGGTCATCTTCGCACTCCTCGATCGAACCGGTCGCGCATGCGACTACTGTGCACCCTCCACGCTAATGACCGCCAGCAGGCGCGGTCTGCTGGCGCAAGTCACTGCCGCAGTGGCCTTTCGGCCCTGTCGATCGGGTGACCCAGTGGTGCAGCATCAACTGTCGTGCCCGCCCCCGTGACCATCGACGCTCGCCACCACGACGCCGTGCTCTTCGACATGGATGGGGTACTCACCGACACCGCGTCCGTACACGCCGTCGCGTGGACGGAACTATTCGATGGGTTCCTGGCCCGACGCCCATCCCGGCCCGGGGAAGACCACTCACCGTTCACGGCCGCCGACTATCGCGCGCACGTCGACGGCAAACCCCGCGAGGACGGCATCATCGACTTCCTCGCAGCCCGGGGCATTTCACTGCCTCTGGGGTCGGCGACCGACACGGGCGCGGACACCGTGTGGGGACTGGCCGCGGCAAAGCAACACAGTTTCGAGCGGCTCCTCGACACCGGACTGACCGTCTTCGAGTCCACAGTCGCGTTGGTCCGCAACCTCCGCGACCTGGGGTTCGGCGTCGCCCTATACACGTCGAGCCGAAACTGTGGCCGGGTACTCCATGCGGCGCGGCTCGACGACCTGTTCGCGGTCTGCGTCGACGGGCTGCTCACCGAGGCGCTCGGACTACCCGGAAAGCCCGATCCCGCGGTGCTTCTGGAAGCGGCGGACAGACTCTCGGTTAGACCGGACCGCTGCGTCGTCGTCGATGACGGCAGATCGGGATTGGCCGCAGGGCGCAAGGGAGGGTTCGCGATGATGATCGGCGTCGCCCGCACCGACGGTGCTCACGATGAGCTGCTCGCAGCCGGTGCCGACGCCGTCGTCCGCGATCTCGCCGAGGTGAGGGTCACGGGCCCCCGGTGAATCGCCCGCCACCGGAGAGCATCCGGAGATCGCGGTCCCATGCGGCGTAGCGAGTCCGATTCAGCCGCCGCCGAGACAACATGACGCAGCCGACCATGGTTCCGACGACGCCCAGCCACACCAGTACCGCGGCGCCAAGGGCCTCCTCACCTGCGCGGCCGGACGGGCTCGGCGCCGACACCTGACGGCCACCCTCGTCCACCCAGACGTCGACGAGGTCGCCGGCCTTGACCGCACTGGTGACAGGAACCACCTCGATGTGGTTGCCGCCGAACGCATTCCATCGCGCCTTCACATTGAGGTCGACCGCGTTGCCGTACGGAACCACTTCGGAGTGCTCGATCGCGGTGGCCTTCAGCACGTGTCGAGTCAGCGCCTCTTCGGCGTAGACCAGTGATCGCGTTTCGTGGATCGCCGTTCCCATCGCGCCCACCACGGGTATTGCGACCATTGCCAGCAACACGGCGAGGACGACGGCCAGTGCCTCGACCCGGTCGCTGGTCCGAACCAGAGGATGCCGCCCGAACAACCGCCGTAGGAAGCTGCGGCCCAGGTGGATGGTGAAGGTCTGCATGACATCTCCCTCCGCAGCACCACCGGTGCGACCCTGCACCGTCCGATCCTGGTGTCGAGTCGACGTGTCCTCAAGGGTCCAACGTCCCGTCACCGTCGGCAGACGTCACTCCTCCCACCAAGGCACCCCGGCCCGGCGGCACGCGGGACCTCCGGCGTTCGACGAGGGACCAACGGCCCCAGTGCACGCGTCGTCATACCGAATAGCGTTGGGCAATAGACGTCGCCCTAGGCGTCCGGATCCAAGGAGCCGTAATGCCGACCGATTCTTCTGCACCCGTGGTGGTCGGCATCGACGGTTCGGATGCCTCGACCGACGCGGCGCTCTGGGCCATCGACGAAGCGATCTCCCGCGACGTTGCGCTGCTCCTGGTTCACGTCATCCCCGTGGCTCACGCCCCGGAGGAACCGATCGACCCGACCATGCTCGAGGGCGAGTATGCCGAGACCGCGCTGCGCGCAGCGTCAGCCGTGGTCGCCGCCGCCGACCGTCCGGTCAAGGTAGAGACCGAAATCATCTGGGGTCGACCGGATCTGGCAATGCTCGAGATGTCCAGACGGGCATCGATGGTGTGCGTGGGTTCGGTGGGCATCGGGTTCATCGCCCGGCGGTTCCTCGGATCGACGGCAGCCGCGTTGGCCGAACGAGCCCACTGCCCCGTTGCCATCTTGCGATCACCACATCAGGTTTCGAGTGCGGGAACCGATTGGATCGTCGTGCCGGTCGATGCGTCCCCCGGCAACGCCGATGTCGTCGAGTTCGCAATGGACGAGGCTCGACTGCGGCACGCGCCGGTCCTCGCCGTCGGCGTGTGGGACGACGACTTCGGCGATACCTCCTACGACGATCTCGATCAGCGGGTCAGCGAGATGACGCGGCGCCACCCCGGCGTGCACGTCTATCCCGTGGCGACGCGGTCTCGGGTCGCGGGCTTCCTCGCCGACAATCACGGCGAGTCCATCCAGCTAGCCGTCCTCGGCGCCAATGTAGCCGGGCAGGTGGCGCAGATCATCGGCCCTCACAGCCGTCCGCTGATCGCGCACGGCGAGTGCTCGGTCGTGGTCGTTCGCTAGCTCCAGATCCGAGGAACTACGGAAGGCTTTCCACGACATGGTCACTACGACTGGGCATCATCGTCGCGCGTCAGTGATCACGAGCCGGCCGTCATCGCTCACCCTCATCGACGGCGCCAGCGTCCTCATCCGTCAGCTCGAGCCCGATGACTACGACGCGGTCGTCGCATTGTCGGACACCCTCAGCGACACGGAGCGCTACATGCGTTTCTTCACGACACATCCCGGCTACCTCGACCAGTGGGCCCGCACGCTCACCACCCGCTCCGACGAGCAGTGCGCGCTCGGCGTCTTCGAGGACGATGCGCTGATCGGCACGGCGAGTTACGTCTTGACCGTGGAGCCCGGCTGCGCCGAGGTATCCGTCGTCATCGCGCACCTGCAGCACGCACGCGGTGTCGGAACAGCGCTCCTCCGCACACTCGGCCGCATCGCAGCCGACGACGGCATCCACCATCTGGTGGCCGACGTGCTCGCCGAGAACAGTTCGATGCGCCGAGTCATCACCGACGGTGGTTGGCCCTGTACTCAGCGGCTCGACGGGTCCGTCCTGAGCATCCGCGTTGACCTCGACGCCATCCACGACGAGGGCGCCGACTAGACCGTCACCCGAAGGGTGAACCGTCCAGCATCGTCACGGTGTCGGCCAATGGGCGGCGCGGCGTGGCCGGGAGCGGATCGGCGTTCACCGGCGCCCAGCCCACGCGAATCAGCATCTGTGGAAAGGCCTTCAGACCAAAGACTTCCGCCCGGACGGCATCACGGGTCGCCGGTACCTCGAGCACCTCTGTCACCGGGCAGGTGGCCATCCCGACCGCCGTTGCCGTCAGTAACACCAGGCTCGTCGCCTCACCTGCCCGTAATCGCGCGAGCACGTCATCCTCGACGGTGCCCAGCCCCACCAGTATTCCGTGATCGTCATCCACACTGGCCCCGGGCGGCTGGGCCAACGCCGCACCGGCGAAGAATCGACCGGGGACCTGCGCGTCGGGTTCCGAGACCGGCGTACTTCGCGCCGGTACACCCGCAGTCGAGGCGTGACGTCCGCTCCACACCGCCAACTCGGTGAGATACTCGGTGTCGTTGATGTGTTCGTGGACCGCGTTGGCCAGCAACACCTTCAGGTCGGCAGCGGTGTCGATACGCCGGACGGTGACTCCCGCTCGAGCCGCGCGCGCTCCCATCAGTGCGACGTCACCGTGCGGCACGGGCCAGGGGCTGTACAACCGGCGATCGGTACGGCGACGTGGAATCGCCGCGGCGAGAGCCACATCCACTTCACTGGGCGTCCAAGGTTGCACCTCGATCGCGGCAAGATGATAGGGATCACCCGCATTGGGGAAGCGGTGAATCTTGGTCTGCCAGCCCAAGGCCGCCAGCGCCAGTGTGAGGTGGTTGAGTGCCGCTCCGCAGCTGATGATCAGATCGCGACTGTCGGGATCGGTGTGTTGCAGCTGCAGGGACGGCTCCGCGAAGAGGTGCAGGCTCTCGTCGCCGACGCGCCACCGCCACGGCTGGGTGTTGTGTACCGACGGCGCTCGCGCGGCCAACGACAAAGCGGTGTGCACGGTTTCGTTTTCTGGGAAACTCGAGCTCATCTCGACCACCTTCGCAAAAGGGCATTCATCACCCCTCACAGTGCCGTTGCGATCGCGCCACCGCGAGGGTCCGAAGACCCTTGTCCGTGGGAAGTGGATAGCATTACTCGTTGCCGCGCCGAGGACGAATGACTCTGTCCAATCGGTCATTCGACGAGTTAGCGTCGCGCGGTGACCAATCAAAGAGCTTGGCTGGCAGGTGCCCTGGCGGTCGTCGGGATCAGCACGTGGTACCGGGCCCACCTAAGGCCCTGGATGTACCGGTGGGGGTCGACGCCCGAGGAGTACGCGGCGGGCCTGCCCGGTGACGATCTGGTCGCCGACGGAGCCGTGCGTACTACCCGGGCGATCACCGTTCACGCGCCCGCCGACGCCGTCTGGCCCTGGCTAGCGCAGATCGGTGAAGACAGGGGAGGTTTCTACAGCTACAGCCTCCTCGAACGTGCCGTCGGTGCACGCATCCGCAATGCGGACGACATCCACCCCGAATGGCAGAACGTCCAAGCGGGTGACACGGTGTGGATGGCAAGGCGTTACGGCCGCAAGGCTTCTCAAGCAGTGGCCGCGGTGGAACCTGAATTATTTCTGATCCTGGTCTCCCAAGACGACTACGACGACATCGAGAGCGGCGGGAAGGCCTCTGGCAGTTGGGCATTCCATCTGTTCCGGGATGGCGCGAACACCCGTCTCGTCGTGCGCGGCAGCGGGGGTCCGACCGGCCACGTCAGCTTCGACATCCCGCACTTCGTCATGGAGCAGAAGATGCTCCGGGGCATCCGCGACCGGGCCGAGCGCTTTCGCCGAGACTACGTGCACCCTAAGTTCCGCATCGCGCCCGCCGAGGAGACCACCGCTGAGAGAGGTCCCGAAGCGCAGGAGGGATTCCATCGGATCATCTGAGTGGATCAGGCCGGACTGGACCAGTCGTCGGGTTCACCACCGAAGCGGAACCGCCGGCCACTGATCTCGTGGGGCGTGATCCGCAGGAAGCGACGCTTGATCGTCGGGATCCAGGGTAATACCTGCGCACGTTCGGCCTCGGCGATGTCGGCGGAGTCGTCGAGGATCTCTGCCTGGCCCTTGACGATGACGCTCCACCCCTCGTAGACGTCGTGGTCGTCAGCTTCGAACGCGACCCGCTCGTTGATCAGTGCGCTCATGAGCTTGGTGCCCTCCGCGGTACGCAACAGGATGGTGTGCCGCTGCACTACGAAGTTGACTGGAAAGATCTCCGGCTGCCCCCCGACGCTGGTAGCCAGCCGCCCCAGCGTGACACTGGCCAGCTTGGCCCAGGCCTCCTGCGTCGTCAGCTCGAGGACGGGGTCGGGATCGAAAGCCGTCATCGTTGGCCCTTCTCGTGGGAACGCTTGCTTCAGAACGTAAAACAACCGAGCCGGCGTGTAACGGGGCATGCGTCACGACTCGAGGGGTACAAAGTCCCACGTGACCTGGCAGGACGGCGGCGCGCAGCCCCGGCCGAATCGCTGCGGCCACGACCACCCCATCATCCAGTTCGCCGGGCTTGGGATAAAACGCGCTGTGCGCGAGTAGAATTGGCACGTCGCTCGCGGAGCGGCAAGGGGAGCGACACCATGGACCGAGCTCGGCGCGACTCAGCCTTCGCGCAACTCGGAAGCCGAAGGCTCATGGGCCGCATGCACGAGGACCTCGATGAGTTGCTGGCCAGCCGCGACCAGATGGAGCGGCTGCTCCAGATCTTCCTCGAGATCGGGGCTGATCTCGACCTCGAGGCGACGCTGTCGCGCATCGTGACCGCCGCCATCGAGCTGACCGGAGCCGAGTTCGGTGCGCTCGGCGTGCGGGCCCCGGACGGAACGCTGAGCTCCTTCGTGCACAGTGGGATGGACGCTCCGACGGTGGCGAAGATCGGCCACCTGCCCGCTGGCAAGGGGGTCCTGGGCCTCCTGCTGGACACCACCGACGTAATCCGGCTGAACGACTTGACCGCGCACCCGACGGCCGTCGGACTCCCGGAGCACCACCCCCCGATGGCCGGCTTCCTGGGCGTGCCGATCATCATCCGCGGGGACGCGTTCGGCAGCCTCTACCTCACGCACTCCGACCCCGCCCGAGTCTTCGACGAGTCGGACGAGGTCGCCGCGCGCGCCCTGGCCACGGCCGCCGCCGTCGCCATTCAGAACGCGAGCCTCTTCGAGCGGGTGCGTGCGAGTGCGAAGTGGATGCAGGCCAGCCGCGAGATCACCACGGCTCTGCTCTCCGGAACGGAGTCTTCCGTCAGGCCTATGTGGCTGATCGCCGAGCGAGCCCGCGAGCTCGCCAAGGCGGAGCAGGCGATCGTCCTGGTCGCCGCCGACCCCGACGCGCCGCGGGAGGAGGTGACGACCCTCGTCGTGTCGACCGCAGTGGGTGTGCACGCGGACGACGTCATCGGACGGCAGGTACCGGTCGAGGGGTCGACCACGGGCGCGGTGTTCACCTCGGGCCGTGCGGTGATCACCGACCGCTTCCGGCATCCGATCCACAGCTTCACCGACGTGGGCGAGCGGCCGGCGATCGTGATGCCGCTGCGGTACGAGGACGACGTCATCGGCGTCATCGCCGTGGCCCGGCACGAGAGTCAGCCGCCGTTCGACAGCGGCGAGCTCGCGCTGATCGGCGACTTCGCCCACCACGCGGCGGTGGCGCTGACCCTCGCGGCAGCGGGCGAGCGGATTCACGAGCTCAGCATCGTGGCCGACCGCGAGCGCATCGCCCACGATCTGCACGATCACGTCATCCAGCGACTGTTCGCGACCGGCATGCACCTGCAGGGCACCATCGCCCGCTCGCACTCCCCCGAGGTCGTCGAACGCCTGAACCGTACCCTGGATGACCTGCAGGCCACGATCGAAGACATCCGCACCACCATCTTCGGACTGCAGTCACCGGTGCGCGGCAAGGGTTTTCGGCAGCGAGTTCAGCATTTGTTCGCAGGTCTCACCGAGGACCTCGCCACCGAGACGCGTCTGCATCTGTCCGGCCCACTCACCGTGGTCGACGGATCCCTCGCCGAACACGCCGAGGCCGTCCTCACCGAACTCATCAGCAACGCAGTGCGACATTCCGGCGCGGGCCTCATCACGGTGGACGTCGCCATCGCTGACGAGCTGGTCATCCAAGTCATCGATGACGGGCACGGCATCCCGGCCGACAACCAGCGCCACAGCGGTCTGTCCAACGTCGAACGCCGTGCCGAGCAGGCCGGTGGCCGTTGTGAAGTCTCGTCGACCGCGGGCCTGGGCACGTCGGTGACTTGGCGCGCACCGCTGACGGGATACTGACCCCGTCCCGGGACCACTGGCCCTGCCCCCAGGGCCTGCTCGAAGCGACGATGCTGACATGAAAGTCCAACCGCTGTTCTTGATTTCGACCCTCGTGGCGCTCATCGCCGGCGGTGTCGCATGCCTGTCGGGACGCACGCCTCTCGCCGACGGGTTCTGGTTCGCCGGAACGTTGGTGGCCGTCATTCCAGCGATCTGGTGGGCGATGGTGGGGTTACGCCGCGGTCGGGTGGGGGTCGACGTCATCGCGGTGCTGTCACTCGTTGGTGCGATGGCCGTGGGCGAGTACCTCGCAGGCGCGCTGGTGGGCCTCATGCTGGCGACGGGCCAGACGCTGGACGCTGCGGCCGAACGGCGTGCCACGAAGGATCTGCGCAGCCTGCTCGCGCATGCCGCGACGACGGCGCGACGCCGCGCGGCCGACGGACTCGAGGTGATCGCGGGCAGCGCCGTCATGGTGAACGATCTGATCGTCATGGGCCCTGGCGAGGTCGTGCCCTTCGACGGCCGGATCACCACGGGCAGTGCGCTCCTCGACGATTCGGTGTTGACGGGCGAATCGGCGCCCGTCGAGCGACGAGCAGGTGAGGTCATCCGCAGCGGCGCCGTCAACGCCGGCGGCGCGGTCGAAATCAGTGCCATCGCCAGCCCCGTCGAGCGACGACGACGGCGAGGCAGGACCGTAGCTCACGCGAGCGACACGATCCCCAACGCGACGACGCACAGCACCACCAGGGCGATCGTCAGACCGTAGGCAACCATCCCCCAGCGTCCAATGGTGAAGTGGCCCATCAGGTCACGGTCACGTCCGATGCCGACCATGGCGAACAGCAGCGGCACCAGGAGGACGGCGTTGAGGACCTGAGTGGCCACCAGGATCGTGACCAGGGGAACGTTGGGGATGAGCACGGTCACCGCTCCGAGGACCGTGACGATGCCGAACGTCAGATAGAAGGTCTTGGCGTCGTGGAAGGTGTCGTCGATGGCCGCCTCGATACCCGCGTACTCGCATACCGAGTACGCCGTCGACAGGGGCAGGATCGACGCCGCGAGGAACGCCGCCCCGATCAGGCCGACGGCGAACAGCTGCGAGGCCGCTGTGCCCGCGAGGGGTTGGAGGGCGACCGCGGCGTCGGCCGCATCGTGGATCGAGCGGCCGTCGCGGTGCAGGGTTGCGGCACAGGCCACTACGACGAAGAATCCGATGACGCCGGTCAAGACGGCGCCGGTGACCACGTCGATCCGGACGAGCGCGAGGTCTTCGGTGCGCAACTTCTTGTCGACGGCGTAGGACTGGATGAACGACAGCCCCCACGGCGCGAGCGTGGTGCCCACCGTTGCGGTGATGATCGCGATGGCCTCGCCGGTCGTGGGCATGGTCGGGATCAGGAGCCCGCGCCCCGCGGCACCCCAGTCCGGCCGGGCGAGGACACCCGACGCGATGTAGGCCACGAACACCGTCGACAACAGCAGCAGGAAGTGCTCGACGCGACGGAAGCTGCCTCGGAGTACGAGGAGAGAGACGATCACCGCGGACGCCGGGACGCTGATGTAGCGGCTGATGCCGAATAGTTCGAAACCCGCAGCGATGCCAGCGAATTCGGCACAGGTAGTCCCGACGTTGGCCACGACCAACGCGATCAACGCACCGCCACCCAGCCGGACGCCGTAGCGTTGCCGAACCAATCCGATGAGGCCCTGGCCCGTGACGACACCCATGCGCGCGGCAAGCCCGTGGAAGAGGATGAGGGCGATGGTGGACAACAGCAGAACCCAGAGCAACTGGTAGCCATGATTGGAACCGAGCACCGAATAGGTCGTGATGCCCGCGGGATCGTCGTCGGAGAGTCCAGCCAGCAGGCCCGGTCCCACCACCGCGAACAACGCCGCCAGACCGACGCGCTTGCGACGCAACAGCATCAGGATGTCGACCGATCCGCATGCCGCCGTCGGCGCGGCCACACCCTGGTGTGCTCGAGCCGTCGCTCCAGCAGCGCGGGAGCCCGCGCCAGGCGGGTTCGCCAGCGGGCGGCATGCTCATCGGGCATGGCGGCCACGATCTCGGCGGCATCGTCATCCTCCATCGCCCTGAGTAGGCGCTCGGCGACCACGGGATCGACGATTCCCATGGCGCCCGCGGCGACGCCGGGTTCCCTCGCAGCCAGCACCTCGGTGGCGGATTCCGTGTCCAGCGTGGCGATGAGCGCGGCCAGTCCGCGCACGTCGAGGTGGTGGACGGCGGACCGCGGTGCCGCAAGCTGCACGGCATGGCCGCGGTCGGAGGTCAGGTGGACATCGGTCCATGCCACGGCGTCCTCGCCGACGCGGGACGCCTGGCGGCGCAGACCAAGCCTCCGGAGCACGCCGCCGAAACCCACCTCGACGCCAA contains:
- a CDS encoding magnesium transporter MgtE N-terminal domain-containing protein, which produces MWLLSQVIGREVRTKDGAAIGRLDDLTVRLGDDTGPHMVQRLLVERDRAPSLLVPWTAVHRVRTVDVETSYGTDELTACEITSGADALLADEIMLGRDVLDTQIVDVVGQRLARVADVVLARAPDGRLNLVGVEVGFGGVLRRLGLRRQASRVGEDAVAWTDVHLTSDRGHAVQLAAPRSAVHHLDVRGLAALIATLDTESATEVLAAREPGVAAGAMGIVDPVVAERLLRAMEDDDAAEIVAAMPDEHAARWRTRLARAPALLERRLEHTRVWPRRRRHADRSTS
- a CDS encoding universal stress protein gives rise to the protein MPTDSSAPVVVGIDGSDASTDAALWAIDEAISRDVALLLVHVIPVAHAPEEPIDPTMLEGEYAETALRAASAVVAAADRPVKVETEIIWGRPDLAMLEMSRRASMVCVGSVGIGFIARRFLGSTAAALAERAHCPVAILRSPHQVSSAGTDWIVVPVDASPGNADVVEFAMDEARLRHAPVLAVGVWDDDFGDTSYDDLDQRVSEMTRRHPGVHVYPVATRSRVAGFLADNHGESIQLAVLGANVAGQVAQIIGPHSRPLIAHGECSVVVVR
- a CDS encoding Acg family FMN-binding oxidoreductase, producing the protein MSSSFPENETVHTALSLAARAPSVHNTQPWRWRVGDESLHLFAEPSLQLQHTDPDSRDLIISCGAALNHLTLALAALGWQTKIHRFPNAGDPYHLAAIEVQPWTPSEVDVALAAAIPRRRTDRRLYSPWPVPHGDVALMGARAARAGVTVRRIDTAADLKVLLANAVHEHINDTEYLTELAVWSGRHASTAGVPARSTPVSEPDAQVPGRFFAGAALAQPPGASVDDDHGILVGLGTVEDDVLARLRAGEATSLVLLTATAVGMATCPVTEVLEVPATRDAVRAEVFGLKAFPQMLIRVGWAPVNADPLPATPRRPLADTVTMLDGSPFG
- a CDS encoding HAD family hydrolase yields the protein MPAPVTIDARHHDAVLFDMDGVLTDTASVHAVAWTELFDGFLARRPSRPGEDHSPFTAADYRAHVDGKPREDGIIDFLAARGISLPLGSATDTGADTVWGLAAAKQHSFERLLDTGLTVFESTVALVRNLRDLGFGVALYTSSRNCGRVLHAARLDDLFAVCVDGLLTEALGLPGKPDPAVLLEAADRLSVRPDRCVVVDDGRSGLAAGRKGGFAMMIGVARTDGAHDELLAAGADAVVRDLAEVRVTGPR
- a CDS encoding universal stress protein; protein product: MTTSTTHHGIIVAVDGSPASNVAVEWAAREAALRKESLTLVHVLPAPLITMWPEPLRTRTHQREFYERHGHQIIDDAVAVAEQSGVHLASIEHRTFSGNTLPTLIDLSKDAAMVVVGCRGRDDDDRPILGSIPTGLIRHAHCPVAIVHDEVQPLATAPVLVGVDGSPTSDQATAIAFDEASRRQVGVIAMHSWGEYGPYQVPMIDWEEQLGEGKAALAEHLAVWEQRYPNVAVERRLVYGEPAYQLLAASEAAQLTIVGSHGRGGFAGMLLGSVSSAVVQAVRTPVIVAREP
- a CDS encoding GNAT family N-acetyltransferase — protein: MITSRPSSLTLIDGASVLIRQLEPDDYDAVVALSDTLSDTERYMRFFTTHPGYLDQWARTLTTRSDEQCALGVFEDDALIGTASYVLTVEPGCAEVSVVIAHLQHARGVGTALLRTLGRIAADDGIHHLVADVLAENSSMRRVITDGGWPCTQRLDGSVLSIRVDLDAIHDEGAD
- a CDS encoding pyridoxamine 5'-phosphate oxidase family protein; translation: MTAFDPDPVLELTTQEAWAKLASVTLGRLATSVGGQPEIFPVNFVVQRHTILLRTAEGTKLMSALINERVAFEADDHDVYEGWSVIVKGQAEILDDSADIAEAERAQVLPWIPTIKRRFLRITPHEISGRRFRFGGEPDDWSSPA
- a CDS encoding GAF domain-containing sensor histidine kinase, with the protein product MGRMHEDLDELLASRDQMERLLQIFLEIGADLDLEATLSRIVTAAIELTGAEFGALGVRAPDGTLSSFVHSGMDAPTVAKIGHLPAGKGVLGLLLDTTDVIRLNDLTAHPTAVGLPEHHPPMAGFLGVPIIIRGDAFGSLYLTHSDPARVFDESDEVAARALATAAAVAIQNASLFERVRASAKWMQASREITTALLSGTESSVRPMWLIAERARELAKAEQAIVLVAADPDAPREEVTTLVVSTAVGVHADDVIGRQVPVEGSTTGAVFTSGRAVITDRFRHPIHSFTDVGERPAIVMPLRYEDDVIGVIAVARHESQPPFDSGELALIGDFAHHAAVALTLAAAGERIHELSIVADRERIAHDLHDHVIQRLFATGMHLQGTIARSHSPEVVERLNRTLDDLQATIEDIRTTIFGLQSPVRGKGFRQRVQHLFAGLTEDLATETRLHLSGPLTVVDGSLAEHAEAVLTELISNAVRHSGAGLITVDVAIADELVIQVIDDGHGIPADNQRHSGLSNVERRAEQAGGRCEVSSTAGLGTSVTWRAPLTGY
- a CDS encoding P-type ATPase; its protein translation is MKVQPLFLISTLVALIAGGVACLSGRTPLADGFWFAGTLVAVIPAIWWAMVGLRRGRVGVDVIAVLSLVGAMAVGEYLAGALVGLMLATGQTLDAAAERRATKDLRSLLAHAATTARRRAADGLEVIAGSAVMVNDLIVMGPGEVVPFDGRITTGSALLDDSVLTGESAPVERRAGEVIRSGAVNAGGAVEISAIASPVERRRRRGRTVAHASDTIPNATTHSTTRAIVRP
- a CDS encoding Rv1733c family protein, producing MQTFTIHLGRSFLRRLFGRHPLVRTSDRVEALAVVLAVLLAMVAIPVVGAMGTAIHETRSLVYAEEALTRHVLKATAIEHSEVVPYGNAVDLNVKARWNAFGGNHIEVVPVTSAVKAGDLVDVWVDEGGRQVSAPSPSGRAGEEALGAAVLVWLGVVGTMVGCVMLSRRRLNRTRYAAWDRDLRMLSGGGRFTGGP
- a CDS encoding Nramp family divalent metal transporter; this encodes MAAPTAACGSVDILMLLRRKRVGLAALFAVVGPGLLAGLSDDDPAGITTYSVLGSNHGYQLLWVLLLSTIALILFHGLAARMGVVTGQGLIGLVRQRYGVRLGGGALIALVVANVGTTCAEFAGIAAGFELFGISRYISVPASAVIVSLLVLRGSFRRVEHFLLLLSTVFVAYIASGVLARPDWGAAGRGLLIPTMPTTGEAIAIITATVGTTLAPWGLSFIQSYAVDKKLRTEDLALVRIDVVTGAVLTGVIGFFVVVACAATLHRDGRSIHDAADAAVALQPLAGTAASQLFAVGLIGAAFLAASILPLSTAYSVCEYAGIEAAIDDTFHDAKTFYLTFGIVTVLGAVTVLIPNVPLVTILVATQVLNAVLLVPLLFAMVGIGRDRDLMGHFTIGRWGMVAYGLTIALVVLCVVALGIVSLA